From Panicum hallii strain FIL2 chromosome 2, PHallii_v3.1, whole genome shotgun sequence, a single genomic window includes:
- the LOC112879632 gene encoding probable kinase CHARK isoform X1, with amino-acid sequence MMPPSSSTISNIVTMITLVLSTLLPGSETMSMANATTGICCGDRGDGSPKWYIPPFSSMDSRSRHLGMANSTGSSKLLLLLVSLPSRGDQPANHRGSSSDMVSKENPPSWKLCSVGELASSYPFGLNKSLDLDFVGYSRFPATAKEPQYKRRLPRVSFAERRKLLASHDSTTKIDVHRRHRERVVPAAAIAAISTFFLSLLCSLAGLLLWCTRNKSKEEAPVQHTELCPLGPRRFSHRELAAATCGFAEEAKIGRGGFGPVYRGYLRDQDCQVAIKVLSQESSVQGMKEFAAEVKVMTRLRHRNIIQLLGWCDGPRGLLLVYEFMPNGSLDKALYDPRRLLTWSESSSINRNSSEMRGHRYRIALGLGSSVLYLHMNCEQCVVHGDIKPANIMLDSSYNAKLGDFGLARLVDHGTDSRTTQVVAGTVGYIDPEFVNTRRPSAESDVYSFGVVLLEIACGKRPASREPKGTPLLLNWVRDMYRKNLIVGVADRRLDGEFDEQQMRRVLFTGLWCTHHDQSQRPSIVQAMDVLQREDAELPVLPAMRSPGSVRSLAEIIACGNLSAGNSSFENSSVDTAYHTSKDSTSLVQ; translated from the exons ATGATGCCGCCCAGCAGTTCCACTATAAGCAATATTGTGACCATGATCACGCTGGTTCTGAGCACGTTGTTGCCTGGATCGGAAACGATGTCCATGGCGAACGCCACGACAGGGATCTGCTGCGGAGACCGTGGCGACGGCAGCCCCAAATGGTACATCCCTCCGTTCTCGTCGATGGACAGTCGCAGTCGCCACCTTGGCATGGCGAACTCCACAGGTTCGTCCAAGTTACTGCTGCTACTTGTCTCGCTCCCCAGCCGAGGAGATCAACCTGCGAATCATCGCGGGAGCAGCAGCGATATGGTCAGCAAGGAGAATCCTCCATCATGGAAGCTATGCAGCGTTGGGGAGCTAGCATCCTCCTATCCTTTTGGTTTAAACAAATCCCTCGATCTTGATTTCGTTGGCTATAGCCGGTTTCCCGCCACGGCCAAAGAGCCGCAATACAAGAGGAGGCTTCCACGCGTGAGCTTTGCTGAACGGAGAAAGCTGTTGGCTTCTCATGATAGCACGACCAAGATAGACGTCCATCGTCGTCACAGGGAGCGCGTCGTTCCGGCAGCCGCAATCGCCGCCATCAGTACATTTTTTCTTTCCCTGCTTTGCAGTCTTGCAGGGCTTCTGCTGTGGTGCACGCGTAACAAGTCAAAGGAGGAAGCGCCCGTCCAGCATACAGAGCTTTGCCCCCTGGGGCCTAGAAGGTTCAGTCACCGTGAGCTGGCTGCCGCGACGTGTGGGTTCGCGGAGGAGGCAAAGATCGGCCGAGGAGGCTTTGGGCCGGTGTACCGCGGCTACCTGCGCGACCAAGACTGCCAAGTCGCCATTAAGGTGCTCTCTCAAGAATCCTCTGTGCAGGGGATGAAGGAGTTCGCAGCCGAGGTGAAGGTCATGACAAGGCTGAGGCACCGGAACATCATCCAGCTTTTGGGCTGGTGCGACGGTCCGCGTGGCCTATTGCTTGTCTACGAGTTCATGCCCAATGGCAGCCTCGACAAGGCACTCTATGATCCTCGGAGGCTGCTAACTTGGTCAGAAAG CTCAAGTATCAATcggaattcttctgaaatgcgTGGTCACAGGTATAGGATTGCACTCGGTTTGGGATCTTCCGTACTCTACCTCCACATGAATTGCGAGCAGTGCGTCGTGCACGGGGACATCAAGCCTGCAAACATCATGCTCGACTCGTCTTACAACGCCAAGCTCGGAGACTTCGGGTTGGCGAGGCTCGTCGACCACGGAACTGACTCGCGAACAACTCAGGTCGTGGCAGGGACTGTCGGGTACATCGACCCTGAATTTGTTAACACCCGTAGGCCTAGCGCCGAGTCCGACGTCTATAGCTTTGGCGTCGTTCTTCTAGAGATCGCTTGCGGCAAGCGGCCAGCCTCGAGAGAACCAAAAGGAACACCACTGCTGCTGAATTGGGTCCGTGACATGTACCGCAAGAACTTGATTGTTGGAGTGGCAGATCGACGGCTGGACGGCGAGTTTGACGAGCAGCAGATGAGGCGAGTGCTCTTCACGGGCCTCTGGTGCACGCATCACGATCAGAGCCAGCGACCATCGATCGTGCAAGCCATGGATGTCCTGCAACGTGAAGATGCTGAGCTGCCAGTCCTTCCAGCAATGCGTAGTCCTGGCTCAGTTCGTTCGCTGGCAGAAATAATAGCCTGTGGTAATTTGTCAGCAGGGAATTCTTCTTTTGAGAATTCATCTGTTGACACTGCGTACCACACCTCCAAGGATTCGACTAGTCTGGTACAGTAG
- the LOC112879632 gene encoding probable kinase CHARK isoform X2 — protein MMPPSSSTISNIVTMITLVLSTLLPGSETMSMANATTGICCGDRGDGSPKWYIPPFSSMDSRSRHLGMANSTGSSKLLLLLVSLPSRGDQPANHRGSSSDMVSKENPPSWKLCSVGELASSYPFGLNKSLDLDFVGYSRFPATAKEPQYKRRLPRVSFAERRKLLASHDSTTKIDVHRRHRERVVPAAAIAAISTFFLSLLCSLAGLLLWCTRNKSKEEAPVQHTELCPLGPRRFSHRELAAATCGFAEEAKIGRGGFGPVYRGYLRDQDCQVAIKVLSQESSVQGMKEFAAEVKVMTRLRHRNIIQLLGWCDGPRGLLLVYEFMPNGSLDKALYDPRRLLTWSERYRIALGLGSSVLYLHMNCEQCVVHGDIKPANIMLDSSYNAKLGDFGLARLVDHGTDSRTTQVVAGTVGYIDPEFVNTRRPSAESDVYSFGVVLLEIACGKRPASREPKGTPLLLNWVRDMYRKNLIVGVADRRLDGEFDEQQMRRVLFTGLWCTHHDQSQRPSIVQAMDVLQREDAELPVLPAMRSPGSVRSLAEIIACGNLSAGNSSFENSSVDTAYHTSKDSTSLVQ, from the exons ATGATGCCGCCCAGCAGTTCCACTATAAGCAATATTGTGACCATGATCACGCTGGTTCTGAGCACGTTGTTGCCTGGATCGGAAACGATGTCCATGGCGAACGCCACGACAGGGATCTGCTGCGGAGACCGTGGCGACGGCAGCCCCAAATGGTACATCCCTCCGTTCTCGTCGATGGACAGTCGCAGTCGCCACCTTGGCATGGCGAACTCCACAGGTTCGTCCAAGTTACTGCTGCTACTTGTCTCGCTCCCCAGCCGAGGAGATCAACCTGCGAATCATCGCGGGAGCAGCAGCGATATGGTCAGCAAGGAGAATCCTCCATCATGGAAGCTATGCAGCGTTGGGGAGCTAGCATCCTCCTATCCTTTTGGTTTAAACAAATCCCTCGATCTTGATTTCGTTGGCTATAGCCGGTTTCCCGCCACGGCCAAAGAGCCGCAATACAAGAGGAGGCTTCCACGCGTGAGCTTTGCTGAACGGAGAAAGCTGTTGGCTTCTCATGATAGCACGACCAAGATAGACGTCCATCGTCGTCACAGGGAGCGCGTCGTTCCGGCAGCCGCAATCGCCGCCATCAGTACATTTTTTCTTTCCCTGCTTTGCAGTCTTGCAGGGCTTCTGCTGTGGTGCACGCGTAACAAGTCAAAGGAGGAAGCGCCCGTCCAGCATACAGAGCTTTGCCCCCTGGGGCCTAGAAGGTTCAGTCACCGTGAGCTGGCTGCCGCGACGTGTGGGTTCGCGGAGGAGGCAAAGATCGGCCGAGGAGGCTTTGGGCCGGTGTACCGCGGCTACCTGCGCGACCAAGACTGCCAAGTCGCCATTAAGGTGCTCTCTCAAGAATCCTCTGTGCAGGGGATGAAGGAGTTCGCAGCCGAGGTGAAGGTCATGACAAGGCTGAGGCACCGGAACATCATCCAGCTTTTGGGCTGGTGCGACGGTCCGCGTGGCCTATTGCTTGTCTACGAGTTCATGCCCAATGGCAGCCTCGACAAGGCACTCTATGATCCTCGGAGGCTGCTAACTTGGTCAGAAAG GTATAGGATTGCACTCGGTTTGGGATCTTCCGTACTCTACCTCCACATGAATTGCGAGCAGTGCGTCGTGCACGGGGACATCAAGCCTGCAAACATCATGCTCGACTCGTCTTACAACGCCAAGCTCGGAGACTTCGGGTTGGCGAGGCTCGTCGACCACGGAACTGACTCGCGAACAACTCAGGTCGTGGCAGGGACTGTCGGGTACATCGACCCTGAATTTGTTAACACCCGTAGGCCTAGCGCCGAGTCCGACGTCTATAGCTTTGGCGTCGTTCTTCTAGAGATCGCTTGCGGCAAGCGGCCAGCCTCGAGAGAACCAAAAGGAACACCACTGCTGCTGAATTGGGTCCGTGACATGTACCGCAAGAACTTGATTGTTGGAGTGGCAGATCGACGGCTGGACGGCGAGTTTGACGAGCAGCAGATGAGGCGAGTGCTCTTCACGGGCCTCTGGTGCACGCATCACGATCAGAGCCAGCGACCATCGATCGTGCAAGCCATGGATGTCCTGCAACGTGAAGATGCTGAGCTGCCAGTCCTTCCAGCAATGCGTAGTCCTGGCTCAGTTCGTTCGCTGGCAGAAATAATAGCCTGTGGTAATTTGTCAGCAGGGAATTCTTCTTTTGAGAATTCATCTGTTGACACTGCGTACCACACCTCCAAGGATTCGACTAGTCTGGTACAGTAG